The following proteins are encoded in a genomic region of Pseudomonas sp. Os17:
- a CDS encoding methyl-accepting chemotaxis protein, producing the protein MTGQLTELVTQVSDQAHRSEQAMERQRHETDQVATAINEMSSAAQEVARSAQGAAVAAQQTDEEGQAAKRVVDGSIQQIHSLVSDIRNSGTSLDSLQQDVSSIVSVLDVIRSIAEQTNLLALNAAIEAARAGEAGRGFAVVADEVRALASRTQQSTQEIQGMIDRLQQGTRVAVDAMRRSSDAGDGTSVKANEAGASLDTMAQLIGTINSMNAQIASAAEEQTAVAEEINRSVHQIAVAVDSVADETQRGAQTSRSLADLGQRLGRLVGQFRI; encoded by the coding sequence ATGACCGGACAGCTCACCGAGCTGGTGACCCAGGTGTCGGACCAGGCGCACCGCTCCGAGCAGGCCATGGAGCGCCAGCGCCACGAGACCGATCAGGTGGCCACGGCGATCAATGAAATGTCTTCTGCGGCCCAGGAAGTGGCGCGCAGTGCCCAGGGCGCGGCGGTGGCGGCGCAGCAGACCGATGAAGAAGGCCAGGCGGCCAAGCGCGTGGTGGACGGCAGCATCCAGCAGATCCATTCCCTGGTCAGCGATATCCGCAACAGCGGCACCTCCCTGGACAGCCTGCAGCAGGACGTGTCGTCGATTGTCAGCGTGCTGGATGTGATCCGCTCGATTGCCGAACAGACCAACCTGCTGGCGCTCAACGCCGCCATCGAAGCGGCCCGGGCCGGGGAGGCCGGGCGCGGTTTTGCCGTGGTCGCCGACGAAGTCCGGGCCCTGGCAAGCCGTACTCAGCAGAGCACCCAGGAAATCCAGGGCATGATCGACCGTCTGCAGCAGGGCACCCGGGTGGCGGTGGACGCCATGCGCCGCTCCAGCGACGCCGGCGACGGCACCTCGGTCAAGGCCAACGAGGCCGGGGCTTCGCTGGACACCATGGCCCAGCTGATCGGCACCATCAATTCGATGAACGCGCAGATTGCCAGCGCCGCCGAGGAGCAGACCGCGGTGGCCGAGGAGATCAACCGCAGCGTGCACCAGATCGCCGTGGCGGTGGACAGCGTGGCCGATGAAACCCAGCGCGGGGCCCAGACCTCTCGCAGCCTGGCGGATCTGGGCCAGCGCCTGGGTCGGTTGGTGGGGCAGTTCCGGATCTGA
- a CDS encoding Na+/H+ antiporter family protein: protein MNAVIAAVGVMLVLSLSRVHVVIALIVGALVGGLTGGLGIEATLKAFNSGLGGGATVALSYALLGAFAVAIAKSGLAHALADKILVLVDRQDAQGGGQVKWLLIGLLWVVAIASQNILPIHIAFIPLLVPPLLYVLTKLQLDRRLIACVITFGLITPYMFLPVGFGNIFLNEILLANVARSGVDISQVNVTHAMGIPALGMLCGLLLAFVSYRKKRVYDLDRIEKVEQVAVQYNPRTLLVAGLAIVAAFVIQLLLDSMIIGALCGFLIFSASGIVRWRETDELFTEGMKMMAMIGFIMIAASGFAEVMKATGEVNSLVQASAAWIGHSKGVGALLMLLVGLLVTMGIGSSFSTVPILAAIFVPLCVQLGFSPLAIVCIVGTAGALGDAGSPASDSTLGPTSGLNIDGQHHHIWDTVVPTFLHYNLPLLAFGWVAAMVL, encoded by the coding sequence ATTAACGCAGTAATTGCCGCGGTTGGCGTGATGTTGGTGCTCAGCCTGTCCCGCGTGCACGTAGTGATCGCCCTGATCGTTGGCGCGCTGGTGGGCGGCCTGACCGGCGGCCTGGGTATCGAGGCCACGCTCAAGGCGTTCAACAGCGGCCTGGGCGGCGGTGCCACCGTGGCCTTGTCCTACGCCTTGCTCGGCGCGTTCGCCGTGGCCATTGCCAAGTCCGGCCTGGCCCACGCCCTGGCGGACAAGATCCTGGTGCTGGTGGATCGCCAGGATGCCCAGGGCGGCGGCCAGGTCAAATGGCTGCTGATCGGCCTGCTGTGGGTGGTGGCGATTGCCTCGCAGAACATCCTGCCGATCCACATTGCCTTCATTCCACTGCTGGTGCCGCCGCTGCTGTATGTGCTGACCAAGCTGCAACTGGACCGGCGGCTGATCGCCTGCGTCATCACCTTCGGCCTGATCACCCCCTACATGTTCCTGCCGGTGGGCTTTGGCAACATCTTCCTCAACGAGATCCTCCTGGCCAACGTGGCCCGCAGCGGGGTGGACATCAGTCAGGTGAATGTCACTCACGCCATGGGCATTCCGGCCCTGGGCATGCTCTGTGGCTTGCTGCTGGCCTTTGTCAGCTACCGCAAGAAGCGCGTGTATGACCTGGACCGGATCGAGAAGGTCGAGCAGGTGGCGGTGCAGTACAACCCGCGGACCCTGCTGGTGGCGGGCCTGGCGATTGTCGCTGCCTTCGTGATCCAGTTGCTGCTGGACTCGATGATTATCGGTGCTTTGTGCGGGTTTCTGATTTTCTCGGCGTCGGGCATTGTGCGCTGGCGCGAGACTGACGAGCTGTTCACCGAAGGCATGAAGATGATGGCCATGATCGGCTTCATCATGATCGCCGCCTCGGGCTTTGCCGAAGTGATGAAGGCCACCGGCGAGGTCAATTCCCTGGTCCAGGCCTCGGCGGCGTGGATCGGCCACAGCAAGGGCGTGGGTGCCTTGTTGATGCTGCTGGTGGGGCTGCTGGTGACCATGGGCATCGGCTCGTCGTTTTCCACGGTGCCGATCCTCGCGGCGATCTTCGTGCCGCTGTGCGTGCAGCTGGGCTTCAGCCCGCTGGCGATCGTCTGCATCGTGGGCACCGCCGGGGCGCTGGGGGATGCGGGCTCGCCGGCCTCGGACTCGACCCTGGGGCCGACCTCGGGCCTGAACATCGATGGCCAGCACCACCATATCTGGGACACCGTGGTCCCGACCTTCCTGCACTACAACCTGCCGTTGCTGGCCTTCGGCTGGGTGGCCGCCATGGTTCTCTGA